In a single window of the Podospora pseudocomata strain CBS 415.72m chromosome 2 map unlocalized CBS415.72m_2, whole genome shotgun sequence genome:
- a CDS encoding uncharacterized protein (EggNog:ENOG503NZDU) codes for MAAHEQTRPTMNPPAGGTENEDTTVPGQPTVPFNDNARIVTFLTTDLSTERLNSLYSLLFLTGKPENISPLHHQPIKGRTILITERPDLHLIWNIDRIFIKPLPKYLLSHSFWKAHLHHRPGRLDITTPTLCNPKDTLRLEAQGFLRTYSRLIRHESDFDMAQSLGLLPKSLDWAGWSHYIQAYAYLRDTQVARRYHYGELRLPRLNAWTMVCRGEGYFQIHYDQLSFFSCFGGPYLLLFGAVTVMLAALQTAVQMVPEGGPYREFANSFVPMSIALTAAGLLSFPVLWFLFTMRELWLFIFRYRSLAL; via the coding sequence ATGGCGGCTCACGAGCAAACCAGACCTACGATGAACCCACCTGCCGGAGGCACAGAAAACGAGGACACCACCGTGCCCGGTCAACCTACTGTTCCGTTCAATGACAATGCGAGGATCGTCActttcctcaccaccgacctCTCGACCGAAAGGTTGAACAGTCTCTATTCGCTGCTATTCCTGACCGGCAAGCCTGAGAATATTTCCCCcttacaccaccagcccatcAAAGGGCGCACGATTCTCATCACCGAAAGGCCTGATCTGCACCTCATTTGGAACATCGACCGGATTTTCATCAAACCACTTCCGAAATATCTGCTCAGCCACTCGTTTTGGAAAgcccacctccatcaccgacCTGGCAGATTGGACATTACGACCCCCACGTTATGCAACCCCAAAGACACCCTCCGTCTCGAAGCCCAAGGCTTCCTGCGCACTTACTCGCGTCTCATCCGACACGAGTCGGACTTTGATATGGCCCAAAGCCTGGGACTCCTCCCCAAGAGTCTAGACTGGGCCGGTTGGTCGCATTACATACAGGCATATGCATACCTTCGGGACACCCAAGTGGCCAGACGCTATCACTACGGCGAACTTCGCTTGCCAAGACTCAACGCCTGGACAATGGTCTGCCGTGGGGAAGGTTACTTTCAAATTCACTACGACCAGTtgtccttcttttcctgttTTGGCGGGCCGTATCTGCTGCTGTTCGGTGCAGTTACGGTGATGCTCGCGGCCCTGCAGACGGCTGTGCAGATGGTACCGGAGGGGGGTCCTTACCGGGAGTTTGCAAATAGCTTTGTGCCCATGTCGATCGCGCtgacggcggcggggttgCTGTCTTTTCCGGTGCTGTGGTTTTTGTTCACGATGAGGGAGCTGTGGTTGTTTATCTTCCGATATCGATCGCTTGCTTTGTGA
- a CDS encoding uncharacterized protein (EggNog:ENOG503NZ3G; COG:S), protein MEAPMHLTVGSTRTISTPPTPSTTTMFSASPAFTPTLSPPMTPYSPPLSSPASPFGVRASLCRTVSTIFKPDMQFSEKEVARAKALMSEHCTNKSRKSKGEFTYKDANAVLASIAEGKVPDATPALVYALQTDFEANASIKRRKSTNLFKVMTGRDQEDIRSDVLERAVQNCSYEIVYALALKADQDAFDRALPFAITQNDTAKVSVLISGGANAEPLHEQFLHAVDNGTNDMLPLLLGKLKGACGDCRHKGLVRASASGNYKKVQNLLDAQADPKFENAAALKAAILGHHEDIAVAIASTPEMASIPLVLDAMVGEAFTAGLDRALIACLQSGAKGPVRDEVLLEAVKQRRSVELIQSLVQHGSSIEHKNGAVIHAAIQSRSVPMLKAVLYGGPSKLAISTTVDSLASVRSISIIHDMASLLLPAGLEGEPVNRLLTISLHGDSLEGDPTSRSSLVQLLVQRANADVNFNGGQPLVLASTKGWLGILSVLLSGPVTLQSLQAAVAASIGLADSEVRLEIVKRLLHAAGYNRQPLEQSVFQVACRSLDLSLLNLLPHASQSPEEVLAGFRAALANPKWQMPAGLSTIRALLHLGVSGSDVRQAFCHAAKSYERDAFELFAAYVDIRTVIDALQGVIQTSKDWLAPDDKYLWLVHDLLTWGGRGREQANHAFLIAIEAYLMHRCSEAMVETILSVGHANVNFQSGEALKLAVRAGNTEVLRMLLGRGATVDTIEGAFFEVMITPLTEETALLFIDIVTSSDGSNVVQTFRKTIPQLRTPVRECLAAHPGSIKLVKRLIKLGVKFDVTEPTALYGSDYGPEPCTALLWSLLPRPPGSRPIEPGVILALIEAKVVDVNFVAPVSKATALILAAAFGHAEVVNHLIKAGANTRIRDSLDSSALFYASREGHLDIVKALLKMSYRPNDGSLHEAARNLHSKVCRALIATKNFSVNFASFLHGVRTPLHEMACCCDGSGSQVDMEDTLLELKKGGLDLFQFWKTPKWKNALILALENPRPFAVIKALLDMVWDDINNDNNVYTLQEPSPKTGSMITCHYSPTMYLKFLHPSNSDKEAELNYALEQMLRDKGAEDRYWSDVAADQPLGAIGYPEALAKEIKRLEKIQRDHDDQLRRDKEAQFQKIFIEQTRHEQRLVQEGQATVHKVQNSNILHESKLHQDAEVTLQQLQTLEEKNHIAHRGRVLANQDKAGLLAVDNNGLAQKHHINERHQQVMDNQKVHLTQMLDYQAYRKTQMMDQQKLHQTQMTDHHKLVTQERADYQKFITQQRTDWQKGVDQQKLLTHKTMEKQKLKATEAIDKHKVHQLHKMNKETRDNVKKTGEQQVTLKKSMAKLDVKADQRKLDFQRSTDQNKLNFAHASNQQKVDYQWDAHDEELNFEQNKAGMRLLEQEMSKRISGPAAPGQRKVVKGNQQGPRGFIEQ, encoded by the exons ATGGAAGCCCCAATGCATCTCACAGTGGGCTCCACTCGAACAatttcaacaccaccaacaccatcgacaacaacaatgttCTCAGCATCTCCTGCTTTTACCCCGACATTGAGTCCACCAATGACCCCATACTCGCCTCCACTCTCCTCACCAGCATCACCTTTCGGCGTGAGGGCCAGCTTGTGCAGAACCGTGTCCACCATCTTCAAACCCGACATGCAATTCTCGGAGAAAGAAGTGGCCCGGGCCAAAGCTCTCATGTCGGAGCACTGCACTAACAAGAGTCGAAAGTCCAAAGGAGAATTCACCTACAAAGACGCCAATGCGGTTCTCGCAAGTATCGCCGAGGGAAAAGTTCCCGATGCAACTCCAGCCCTTGTCTATGCCTTGCAGACCGACTTCGAAGCCAATGCTTCCATCAAGCGACGGAAGAGTACCAACCTCTTCAAGGTCATGACCggccgagatcaagaagataTTCGCAGTGATGTTCTTGAGAGAGCCGTGCAGAATTGCTCATACGAGATCGTCTATGCACTCGCTCTGAAGGCGGACCAAGACGCGTTCGACAGAGCACTTCCGTTTGCCATCACCCAGAATGATACGGCCAAAGTGTCTGTCTTGATATCCGGTGGTGCGAATGCTGAGCCCCTGCATGAGCAGTTTTTGCATGCTGTGGACAACGGTACGAATGACATGCTTCCCCTCCTGCTGGGAAAGCTTAAAGGAGCGTGCGGAGACTGCCGGCAcaaggggttggtgagggcttCAGCATCAGGCAACTACAAGAAGGTTCAGAATTTGCTGGACGCACAGGCGGACCCGAAATTTGAGAATGCAGCTGCACTCAAAGCCGCGATATTGGGTCACCACGAAGATATTGCTGTCGCCATTGCGTCTACACCCGAGATGGCATCTATCCCCCTTGTCTTGGACGCCATGGTGGGAGAAGCATTCACCGCTGGTCTAGACCGGGCCCTGATTGCTTGTCTACAGTCAGGGGCAAAAGGTCCTGTGAGAGATGAAGTCTTGCTTGAAGCTGTCAAACAGAGGCGGTCGGTTGAGCTCATCCAGTCGCTTGTTCAGCATGGCTCATCAATCGAGCATAAGAACGGGGCGGTGATACATGCTGCCATTCAGAGCCGCTCTGTGCCGATGCTCAAAGCCGTGCTGTATGGAGGGCCGTCAAAGCTCGCCATCTCTACAACAGTCGACTCGCTAGCTTCGGTAAGGTCGATTTCAATCATCCACGATATGGCCAGCCTTTTGCTTCCTGCTGGGTTGGAGGGAGAGCCAGTCAACAGGTTGCTCACCATATCGCTCCACGGGGATTCTCTTGAGGGCGACCCTACGTCACGGTCTTCATTGGTGCAATTGTTGGTACAAAGAGCCAATGCAGATGTCAACTTCAACGGAGGTCAGCCGCTTGTGCTCGCTTCGACAAAGGGGTGGCTGGGAATTCTCTCCGTCCTGTTGTCTGGTCCAGTCACTCTACAGTCACTGCAGGCTGCTGTCGCTGCTTCTATTGGCCTTGCAGATAGTGAGGTACGCCTTGAGATTGTCAAACGACTACTGCATGCAGCTGGCTACAATCGCCAACCTCTTGAGCAGTCGGTGTTCCAAGTTGCTTGTAGAAGCTTAGATTTGTcactcctcaaccttctACCCCATGCCAGTCAGTCACCAGAAGAAGTCTTGGCTGGATTCCGCGCTGCTCTAGCAAATCCTAAATGGCAAATGCCGGCTGGTCTCTCGACAATCCGCGCACTACTTCATCTTGGTGTTTCAGGGAGCGATGTCAGACAAGCTTTCTGTCATGCCGCCAAAAGCTACGAGCGGGATGCTTTCGAGCTCTTCGCTGCCTATGTCGATATTCGCACAGTCATTGATGCCTTGCAGGGTGTCATCCAGACTTCCAAGGACTGGCTCGCTCCGGACGACAAATATCTTTGGCTTGTCCATGATCTGCTCACGTGGGGTGGCCGAGGGAGAGAGCAAGCCAACCACGCCTTTCTTATTGCCATTGAGGCATATCTGATGCACCGTTGTTCAGAGGCTATGGTTGAGACTATTCTCAGTGTTGGACACGCCAATGTCAACTTCCAGTCTGGAGAGGCTCTGAAGCTGGCAGTTAGGGCTGGAAACACTGAAGTCTTGAGGATGCTTCTTGGCCGTGGGGCAACAGTGGACACGATTGAGGGTGCTTTCTTCGAAGTCATGATTACCCCACTGACTGAAGAGACAGCACTTTTGTTCATCGACATTGTCACATCATCTGATGGTTCTAATGTTGTTCAGACGTTCAGAAAGACGATACCCCAACTCCGCACGCCAGTCAGGGAGTGTCTGGCGGCCCATCCTGGTTCCATCAAACTTGTGAAGCGCTTGATTAAGTTGGGCGTCAAATTCGACGTGACAGAACCAACCGCCCTATATGGCAGCGACTATGGTCCTGAGCCTTGTACCGCCCTTCTCTGGAGTTTACTACCTCGACCACCAGGAAGTCGCCCAATTGAGCCAGGTGTCATCCTAGCATTGATTGAAGCCAAAG TAGTCGATGTGAACTTTGTGGCACCGGTTTCGAAGGCCACAGCGCTCATTCTTGCCGCCGCCTTTGGGCATGCTGAAGTTGTCAATCACCTGATTAAAGCCGGGGCAAACACCCGAATACGGGACAGCTTGGACAGTTCGGCTTTGTTCTATGCATCCCGCGAAGGTCACCTTGACATTGTCAAGGCTCTGCTGAAGATGTCATACAGGCCCAACGATGGTAGCCTGCACGAAGCTGCAAGGAACCTCCACAGCAAGGTTTGCCGTGCCCTGATAGCGACCAAGAACTTCTCTGTCAACTTTGCGTCTTTCCTTCACGGGGTTCGAACCCCCTTACATGAAATGGCATGCTGCTGTGATGGGAGTGGCAGTCAGGTGGACATGGAGGACACTCTTCTCGAACTCAAGAAAGGTGGTTTGGACCTTTTCCAATTTTGGAAGACACCGAAATGGAAGAATGCCCTGATATTGGCTCTGGAAAATCCGCGACCGTTCGCAGTGATCAAAGCTCTTCTTGACATGGTCTGGGacgacatcaacaacgacaacaacgtaTATACCCTGCAAGAGCCAAGTCCGAAAACGGGAAGCATGATCACTTGTCATTACTCACCAACTATGTATCTCAAATTCCTCCATCCATCAAATTCGGATAAGGAAGCTGAGCTTAACTACGCCCTTGAGCAAATGCTGAGAGATAAGGGGGCTGAGGATAGATACTGGTCTGACGTCGCTGCTGATCAGCCACTCGGCGCAATCGGCTACCCTGAGGCACTTGCAAAAGAGATCAAACGCCTTGAGAAGATCCAGCGGGACCATGATGACCAGCTCCGTCGGGATAAAGAAGCACAATTCCAGAAGATTTTCATTGAGCAAACCCGCCACGAGCAGCGCctggttcaagaaggacaagCTACAGTTCACAAGGTCCAGAATAGCAACATCCTTCATGAGAGCAAGTTGCATCAAGACGCAGAAGTCACACTCCAGCAACTCCAAACATTGGAAGAAAAGAACCACATTGCTCACCGGGGCCGTGTGCTCGCCAACCAAGACAAAGCCGGACTTCTCGCGGTAGACAACAATGGTCTCGCTCAGAAGCATCACATCAACGAGCGCCACCAGCAGGTGATGGACAATCAGAAAGTCCACCTCACACAGATGCTGGACTATCAGGCTTACCGCAAGACCCAAATGATGGATCAGCAAAAGCTCCACCAGACACAGATGACAGACCACCACAAGCTTGTCACTCAGGAGAGAGCCGACTACCAGAAATTCATCACCCAGCAGAGAACAGACTGGCAAAAG GGAGTCGACCAGCAGAAACTCCTCACTCACAAAACCATGGAAAAGCAAAAGCTCAAGGCCACCGAGGCAATCGATAAGCACAAGGTTCACCAGCTCCACAAGATGAACAAGGAAACCCGCGACAATGTCAAGAAGACAGGCGAGCAGCAAGTCACGCTCAAGAAGTCGATGGCCAAGCTCGATGTGAAGGCGGACCAGCGAAAGTTGGACTTCCAGCGCAGCACAGACCAGAACAAGCTGAACTTCGCACATGCCAGCAATCAGCAAAAGGTGGATTATCAATGGGATGCCCATGACGAGGAATTGAATTTCGAGCAGAACAAGGCAGGGATGAGGCTATTGGAACAGGAGATGTCAAAGCGGATTAGTGGACCAGCGGCTCCGGGGCAAAGGAAGGTCGTGAAGGGAAACCAGCAAGGACCGAGGGGATTCATTGAACAGTAG